The Parvibaculum sp. DNA segment GTCAGCCGAAGAGGGCGACGTGAATTTCGGTCTTTTCACAACGCTCTGGGATCGGTTACTTGGAACGGCCGCGTTTGACCCGGATAAAAGGTTCACTTCCGCCGATCTCGGCATTGGCGATATGCCAGACTATCCGCGCACGTATCTGCGCCAGCTGATCCAACCGTTTCGCCAATAGACCCACGCCATACTCGTCGCGCCGCTACAGTTTGCAACTCGCCAATATCGAACGGCGCCAAACTTTCCAAGTGCCCGCGGCTCTTTTTTCTGCCGTCGTTCAAATTAGACGGCTGACAGTACGCTGTTCCTCACAAGCTTGTGTTTTGGATTATATGAAAAGCGTAAGCCAGCCGTAGCAGGCTCTTACATGATCGCTTGGGCACTCATTTGCGATCCGGACATTGACAATCTCATGCCATGGACGATCGCGTAGATCGCCGGGATCACGACGAGGGTGAGGATGGTGGAGGACACCATGCCGCCGATCATCGGCACGGCGATGCGCTGCATCACCTCGGCGCCGGTGCCGGTGGCCCAGAGGATCGGCAGGAGACCCGCGATGATGGTGATGACGGTCATCATTTTCGGCCGCACGCGCCCGACGGCGCCCTCCATGATGGCGCCATTGAGGTCGGCGCGGGTGAAGGCGCGGCCCTCGGCTGCGGCCAGCGCCTTCGCGTCGCGAAGCGCGTGGTCGAGATAGAGCAGCATCACGACGCCGGTTTCGGCCGCGACGCCCGCCAGCGCGATGAAGCCGACGGCGGCCGCGACGCTCATGTTGAAATCGAGCGCCGCCATCAGCCAGAGCCCGCCGACCAGCGCGAAGGGCAGCGACAGCATCACGATGAAGGTTTCAGTGAGGCCTTTGAAGTTGAGATAGAGGAGCAGGAATATCACCAGCAGCGTCACCGGGATGACGACGGAAAGGCGCTGCTGCGCGCGGGCCAGATATTCGAACTGGCCGCTCCAGGCGACCGTGTAGCCGGCCGGCAGCGCGACTTCGCCGGCGACCACGCGCCGCGCCTCGCCGACATAGCCGCCGAGATCGCGGTCGCGGATGTCGACAAAGACATAGACGACCGGCTGGCCGCTCTCGGTGCGTATCATGGTGGGGCCGCGCGCCCGCGCGATGTCGGCGATCTCGCCGAGCGGAACGGCAGCACCCGCCGGCGTCGTGACGAAAACCTCGCGCGCGATTGCCTCAGGGTCGGCGCGGGAGGCCTGCGGATAGCGCATCACCACGTCGTAGCGCTCGCGCCCCTCGACCGTGGTGGTGAGGGCTTTCGCGCCCAGCGCCATCGCAATCGTCTCCTGCACCGTCTCCATCGAGAGGCCGTGCCGGGCGATGCGGTCGCGATCGGGCTTGATGTCGAGGAAGTAACCGCCATTGACCCGCTCGGCATAGGCCGACGAGGTGCCGGGAACGGCGCGCAGGGTGGTTTCGATCTCGCGGGCGATCCGTTCGAGCTCGACCAGATCGGGCCCGAAGATCTTGACGCCGACCGGCGTGCGGATGCCGGTCGAGAGCATGTCGATGCGGGCCTTGATGGGCATGGTCCAGGCGTTGGAGACGCCCGGAAACTGCAGCGCGGCGTCCATTTCGGCAATCAGCTTGTCGAGGTTCATGCCCCGCCGCCACTCGCTTTCAGGCTTGAGGTTGATGATGGTCTCGAACATTTCAAGCGGCGCGGGGTCGGTCGCGGTGTCGGCGCGGCCCGCCTTGCCCCAGACCGAGGCGACCTCGGGAAAGGTGGCAATGATCCGGTTCTGCGTCTGCAGCAGTTCGGCCGCCTTCGTCACCGAAAGGCCCGGCAGCGTCGTCGGCATGTAGAAGAGCGTGCCCTCGTTGAGGTTCGGCATGAATTCCGAGCCGATGCGGCTGAGGGGCACCACCGTGACGGCGAGCACGAGGACAGCGGCGAGGATGGTGACGCCACGGGCACGCAGCACCAGCCCGATTACGGGCCGGTAGAGCCAGATCAGCGCCTTGTTGAGCGGGTTTTTGGCCTCCGGCACGATCCGGCCGCGAATAAAGATCGTCATCAACACCGGCACCAGCGTGATCGAAAGAAGGGCGGCGGCCGCCATCGCGAAGGTCTTGGTGGCGGCAAGCGGCTTGAAGAGGCGGCCTTCCTGCGCTTCGAGCGTGAAGATCGGCAGGAAGGAGACGGTGATGATCAGCAGGCTGAAAAAGAGCGCCGGGCCCACCTCCTGCGCGGCTTCGATGACGACGGCGCTGCGCGAGGCGCCGGGCGGCGCATGTTCGAGCCGCTTGTGGGCGTTTTCGATCATCACGATCGCCGCATCGACCATGGCGCCGATCGCGATCGCAATGCCGCCAAGGCTCATGATGTTGGAGGGGATGCCGAGCACATGGGTCGCGGCCAGCGCCATCAGAATGCCGACCGGCAGCGTGACGATGGCGACAAGCGCGCTGCGCGCATGCCAGAGAAAGAGGAAACAGACCAGCGCCACGACGATGCTTTCCTCGACAAGCGTGCGCACAAGCGTGTCGATGGCGCGGCCGATCAGCGCCGAGCGGTCATAGACCTCGACGATTTCGGTGTTGCCGGGCAGGCTCGGCGCAACGGCCGCAAGCTCGCGTTTGACGTTTTCGATGACGTCGAGCGCATTGGCGCCATGGCGCTGCACGGCGATGCCGGAAACCGCCTCGCCCTCGCCGCCCAGTTCGGCGACGCCGCGCCGCTCGTCCGGCGCGAGTTCGATGCGCGCCACGTCGCGCAGCAGTAGCGGCGTGCCGCCCTCGGCGCGGAGCACGATCTTCTCGATATCCTCGATGCCGGCGAGATAGCCGCGGCCGCGGATCATGAACTCGGTTTCGGCAAGCTCGATGGTACGGCCGCCGACATCCATGTTGCTGGCGCGCACCGCGCCGGCGATGTCGGCCAGCGTCAGGCCTGTGCTTTTCAGCAGCAGCGGGTCGACGATGATCGCATATTGCCGGACGAAGCCCCCGACCGTTGCGACCTCGGCAACGCCCTCGGCGCGCGAGACGGCGAAGCGGACCCGCCAGTCCTGCAGCGAGCGCAGTTCGGCAAGGTTCAGCTCCGAGGATTTCAGCGCATATTGATAGACCCAGCCGACGCCGGTCGCGTCCGGCCCGAGCGAGGGCGTCACACCCTCGGGCAGGCGGTCGGCGCCCGCGCTCAGATATTCGAGGACACGGCTTCGCGCCCAGTAGAGATCGGTGCCGTCCTCGAAGACGACATAGACGAAGGAAACGCCGAAGAAGGAAAAGCCGCGCACGACGCGGGAGCGCGGCACGTTGAGCATCGCTGTCGCGAGCGGAAAGGTCACCTGGTCCTCGACGACCTGCGGCGCCTGGCCAGGATAGTCGGTCACGATAATGACCTGCGTGTCCGACAGGTCCGGTATCGCATCGAGCGGAATGCGCGCGATCGAATAGACACCGGCGACGATCGCAAAGAGCGTGCCGATCAGCACCAGAACGCTGTTGCGCGCCGACCAGCCGATAATGCCCGCGATCATGGCGCCACCGGCTCGGCGGTGAAGGCCGAAAGCGCGGTCTGGAGATTGCTCTCGGCGTCGATCAGGAAGATG contains these protein-coding regions:
- a CDS encoding CusA/CzcA family heavy metal efflux RND transporter, with translation MIAGIIGWSARNSVLVLIGTLFAIVAGVYSIARIPLDAIPDLSDTQVIIVTDYPGQAPQVVEDQVTFPLATAMLNVPRSRVVRGFSFFGVSFVYVVFEDGTDLYWARSRVLEYLSAGADRLPEGVTPSLGPDATGVGWVYQYALKSSELNLAELRSLQDWRVRFAVSRAEGVAEVATVGGFVRQYAIIVDPLLLKSTGLTLADIAGAVRASNMDVGGRTIELAETEFMIRGRGYLAGIEDIEKIVLRAEGGTPLLLRDVARIELAPDERRGVAELGGEGEAVSGIAVQRHGANALDVIENVKRELAAVAPSLPGNTEIVEVYDRSALIGRAIDTLVRTLVEESIVVALVCFLFLWHARSALVAIVTLPVGILMALAATHVLGIPSNIMSLGGIAIAIGAMVDAAIVMIENAHKRLEHAPPGASRSAVVIEAAQEVGPALFFSLLIITVSFLPIFTLEAQEGRLFKPLAATKTFAMAAAALLSITLVPVLMTIFIRGRIVPEAKNPLNKALIWLYRPVIGLVLRARGVTILAAVLVLAVTVVPLSRIGSEFMPNLNEGTLFYMPTTLPGLSVTKAAELLQTQNRIIATFPEVASVWGKAGRADTATDPAPLEMFETIINLKPESEWRRGMNLDKLIAEMDAALQFPGVSNAWTMPIKARIDMLSTGIRTPVGVKIFGPDLVELERIAREIETTLRAVPGTSSAYAERVNGGYFLDIKPDRDRIARHGLSMETVQETIAMALGAKALTTTVEGRERYDVVMRYPQASRADPEAIAREVFVTTPAGAAVPLGEIADIARARGPTMIRTESGQPVVYVFVDIRDRDLGGYVGEARRVVAGEVALPAGYTVAWSGQFEYLARAQQRLSVVIPVTLLVIFLLLYLNFKGLTETFIVMLSLPFALVGGLWLMAALDFNMSVAAAVGFIALAGVAAETGVVMLLYLDHALRDAKALAAAEGRAFTRADLNGAIMEGAVGRVRPKMMTVITIIAGLLPILWATGTGAEVMQRIAVPMIGGMVSSTILTLVVIPAIYAIVHGMRLSMSGSQMSAQAIM